A window from Montipora capricornis isolate CH-2021 chromosome 7, ASM3666992v2, whole genome shotgun sequence encodes these proteins:
- the LOC138057949 gene encoding putative histone-lysine N-methyltransferase PRDM6: MATFAAVLERGSQASNSPPAQVQNSATHGSSQRYNLTAEDLFNYLYGYTPIRLVDPIQLQLRRKQAMQMETGAGNKQTFSWCDICNEKHDGECPMHGPLHSLRKLVSAGQSHSPLENGSILKFPDEVCLCTSSIPCVGYGVCARKRIPAGTWIGPYEGKLVRPEDIKAETETEYMWEVFHDGQVSHYLDGKDEANSSWMRFVRCARHKKEQNMVVFQYHGCVYYRTIKEILPGQELLVWYDTRYSQFMGVPVALSDSGSRGVHPPRDLVAQERSRARADKNETPEGAVRRTFTDHAPAQRGRPPLRRTELESSKSDSDHVIVREERRTTSYRGRGYGFKQQTRTLPRFDPADDFTWRCNQCFKAFTNREQLEVHQCNGIGSGKNLTCTQCSQSFAHPIEYRAHMETHVNERPFRCGYCASAFASAALLNQHVRVHMTEGGLGTLKPSPKHERMSQEFQF; the protein is encoded by the exons ATGGCAACTTTCGCTGCCGTGTTAGAACGAGGAAGCCAAGCTAGCAATTCTCCACCGGCTCAAGTGCAAAACTCTGCGACTCACGGGTCTTCGCAAAGATATAACCTCACCGCCGAAGATCTGTTCAACTATCTGTATGGCTACACACCTATTCGACTCGTGGATCCCATTCAGTTACAACTTcgtcgtaaacaagcgatgcagATGGAAACTGGCGCCGGCAACAAGCAAACATTCTCTT ggTGCGATATTTGCAATGAGAAACACGATGGTGAATGTCCAATGCACGGGCCATTGCACTCACTGAGAAAGCTGGTCAGCGCTGGGCAATCCCACAGTCCCTTGGAAAACGGCTCCATTCTGAAATTCCCGGATGAAGTCTGCTTGTGCACATCCAGCATACCTTGCGTTGGATATGGCGTGTGCGCCCGAAAACGTATTCCCGCGGGAACCTGGATCGGGCCGTATGAAGGGAAACTGGTACGACCGGAGGATATCAAAGCTGAAACCGAGACAGAGTATATGTGGGAG GTCTTCCACGACGGACAGGTTAGCCATTACCTCGACGGCAAAGACGAAGCTAACTCCAGTTGGATGCGCTTTGTTCGCTGCGCTCGacacaaaaaagaacaaaacatggTGGTCTTCCAATATCACGGTTGTGTATACTATAGAACCATCAAGGAGATCCTCCCTGGCCAAGAACTTCTTGTGTGGTACGATACTAGGTATTCTCAATTCATGGGGGTACCAGTGGCGCTTAGCGACTCAGGGAGTAGAG GTGTTCATCCACCACGCGATCTCGTTGCTCAAGAACGGTCACGAGCTAGAGCCGACAAAAATGAGACCCCTGAAGGAGCAGTTAGAAGGACCTTTACAGACCACGCACCGGCTCAAAGAGGGCGTCCCCCTTTGCGGAGGACTGAACTTGAGTCAAGCAAGTCCGACAGCGACCATGTGATTGTGAGGGAAGAACGAAGGACAACCTCTTATCGAGGACGAGGCTACGGCTTCAAACAGCAAACACGTACACTGCCGCGTTTTGACCCGGCGGACGATTTTACCTGGAGATGCAATCAGTGTTTTAAGGCCTTTACAAACAGAGAACAGCTCGAAGTACACCAATGTAACGGGATCGGCAGCGGTAAAAACTTGACGTGCACGCAATGTAGCCAGTCTTTTGCCCATCCGATCGAGTACCGCGCTCACATGGAAACACACGTTAATGAAAGGCCTTTCAGATGTGGCTACTGCGCAAGCGCATTTGCCAGTGCAGCTTTGTTGAACCAGCACGTTCGTGTTCATATGACAGAGGGAGGTCTGGGAACGTTGAAACCTTCACCGAAACACGAGAGAATGAGCCAAGAATTTCAGTTTTGA